The following proteins come from a genomic window of Lachnoclostridium phytofermentans ISDg:
- a CDS encoding flavodoxin family protein encodes MKTNSKTLVMFYSFTGHTKEMAEKQAQKYNATLVEVKESKKRSKLNAYLTGCVQARKQSSTKIDAVNVNFSNYDHIIIGAPIWWGLPAPAFNSIVEMIPSGKEVDLFFLSGSGNTAKTRNKIKQVLSRRNLKVSKYMDLKG; translated from the coding sequence ATGAAAACGAATTCAAAAACGCTTGTAATGTTTTATTCATTTACCGGGCATACGAAAGAGATGGCAGAAAAACAAGCCCAAAAATACAACGCCACTTTAGTGGAAGTAAAAGAGTCTAAGAAAAGATCCAAATTGAATGCATACTTAACAGGATGCGTTCAGGCAAGAAAACAGAGTAGCACAAAGATTGATGCGGTTAATGTGAATTTTTCGAACTATGACCATATCATCATTGGTGCGCCTATCTGGTGGGGACTTCCTGCACCAGCATTTAATAGTATTGTTGAGATGATACCATCAGGGAAAGAAGTTGATTTGTTTTTCCTTTCTGGCAGTGGTAATACTGCAAAAACTAGGAATAAGATTAAGCAAGTATTATCCAGAAGAAACCTAAAGGTTTCTAAATATATGGATTTAAAGGGTTAA
- a CDS encoding cupin domain-containing protein: protein MEVNRSTIEDMIREILMEKLKGGAADLSKNKLKEGIISVKLPSIRVSQNDLMDTGKPGDVVYTKDLFSLEESPRLGCGIMEMKETTFDWTLNYDEIDYVIEGTLNIVINGKTATANAGELVLIPKGSSIKFSVPNYARFIYVTYPADWANQA, encoded by the coding sequence ATGGAAGTAAATCGTTCAACAATTGAGGATATGATACGTGAGATTTTAATGGAGAAACTGAAAGGTGGAGCAGCGGATCTCAGTAAAAATAAATTAAAAGAAGGAATTATTTCTGTAAAACTTCCAAGCATTCGGGTTTCACAAAATGATTTAATGGATACTGGTAAACCCGGTGATGTGGTGTATACAAAGGATTTATTTTCATTAGAAGAAAGTCCTAGATTAGGTTGTGGCATTATGGAGATGAAGGAAACGACCTTTGATTGGACACTTAATTATGATGAAATTGATTATGTTATTGAAGGTACTTTAAATATTGTGATTAATGGGAAGACAGCTACTGCGAACGCGGGTGAACTGGTTTTGATTCCTAAGGGATCTTCCATTAAGTTTTCTGTTCCGAATTATGCTAGATTTATTTATGTGACGTATCCAGCGGATTGGGCGAATCAAGCGTAG
- the eutH gene encoding ethanolamine utilization protein EutH: MSVNEIIVYIMVVFAVLGAIDRIIGNKFGLGEKFEEGIMAIGSLAISMVGIIALAPVLADILKPVIVPVFGFLGADPAMFAGTLLACDMGGAPLANALAQTPEAAMFGGLIVGSMLGPTIVFTIPVGLGIIRDEDRRYLATGVLAGVVTIPIGAFFGGLVAGFPIMMVVRNLIPIIIIAILIALGLWKFQDGMIKGFTIFGKIVVAIITFGLAVGIVQQLTGLTIIKGMAPISEGFTIVADICIVLAGAFPLVLVITKVFKKPLMGLGKLLGMNDVAAAGMVASLANSIPMFGMMKDMDNRGKIINVAFAVSAAFVFGDHLGFTAGFNSTMILPMIVGKLIGGITALFAGIFIANKTLKHES, from the coding sequence ATGAGTGTAAATGAGATTATTGTTTATATCATGGTTGTATTTGCAGTACTTGGTGCAATCGACCGAATTATTGGAAATAAATTCGGTCTAGGAGAAAAATTCGAAGAAGGTATTATGGCCATTGGATCCTTAGCAATTTCAATGGTTGGTATTATCGCTCTTGCACCAGTACTTGCTGATATTTTAAAGCCGGTTATTGTTCCGGTATTTGGCTTTTTAGGTGCTGATCCTGCGATGTTTGCTGGCACATTATTAGCATGTGATATGGGTGGCGCACCGCTTGCAAATGCACTTGCCCAAACACCTGAAGCTGCTATGTTTGGAGGTTTGATTGTAGGTTCAATGTTAGGACCTACCATCGTATTTACGATTCCTGTCGGTCTTGGTATTATCCGTGATGAGGATCGAAGATATTTAGCAACCGGTGTTTTAGCAGGTGTTGTTACAATTCCGATTGGAGCATTTTTTGGTGGTTTAGTTGCGGGATTTCCAATCATGATGGTAGTTAGAAATTTAATTCCTATCATTATCATTGCTATATTAATTGCACTTGGACTTTGGAAATTCCAAGATGGAATGATTAAAGGGTTTACGATATTTGGAAAAATCGTTGTAGCTATAATCACTTTCGGTTTAGCTGTTGGTATCGTACAGCAACTAACTGGACTTACAATTATAAAAGGTATGGCTCCTATTAGTGAAGGATTTACAATAGTTGCTGATATATGTATAGTTCTTGCAGGTGCATTTCCACTGGTTCTTGTGATAACTAAAGTATTTAAGAAACCTTTAATGGGACTTGGTAAATTATTAGGAATGAATGATGTTGCGGCAGCAGGTATGGTAGCTTCTTTAGCAAATAGTATTCCAATGTTTGGTATGATGAAGGACATGGATAACCGTGGTAAAATTATAAACGTTGCCTTTGCAGTTTCAGCAGCCTTCGTATTTGGTGATCACCTTGGATTTACCGCTGGATTTAATTCAACTATGATTTTACCAATGATTGTTGGTAAGTTGATTGGTGGTATTACTGCTTTGTTTGCTGGAATCTTTATTGCGAATAAGACACTAAAACATGAGAGTTAG
- a CDS encoding BMC domain-containing protein has protein sequence MMNKSIGALEFISISRGMYVADAIVKKADVEIIYFKTICPGKFLVIVSGDEGEVDTAIDYGVNIAGKTLFDSFKVHAVSPAIIEGIRSKYDSVERLDAVGIVETRKVCTGIRALDIALKAADVKILRIYLAFFIGGKFVFVITGSVSSIEHGISECKQLLSEGEQENIAIIPSPSRDILENLLKR, from the coding sequence ATGATGAATAAAAGTATCGGTGCACTAGAGTTTATCAGTATCAGCAGGGGAATGTATGTGGCTGACGCCATTGTAAAAAAGGCTGATGTTGAAATTATATATTTTAAAACCATATGTCCAGGAAAATTCCTCGTTATTGTATCTGGAGATGAAGGAGAAGTAGATACTGCAATTGATTATGGAGTAAATATCGCTGGTAAAACGTTGTTTGACAGTTTCAAAGTTCATGCAGTATCACCAGCTATTATTGAGGGAATACGGTCTAAGTATGATTCTGTAGAAAGATTAGATGCTGTGGGTATCGTTGAGACCAGAAAAGTATGTACCGGTATAAGAGCTTTAGATATTGCGTTAAAAGCGGCAGATGTTAAGATACTTCGAATTTATCTGGCTTTTTTCATTGGAGGAAAATTTGTATTTGTTATTACAGGTTCGGTTAGCAGCATCGAACACGGGATATCGGAGTGTAAACAGTTGTTAAGTGAAGGGGAACAGGAAAATATAGCAATTATTCCTTCTCCGAGTAGAGATATCCTAGAGAATTTATTAAAACGATAA
- a CDS encoding EutN/CcmL family microcompartment protein produces the protein MELGKVIGSVWATKKDEKLNGNKLLVVQITDAYAKPSKGVIVAADIVGAGAGDQVLVVRGGSARYALSASSSPIDAAIVGIVDSVVVEDDE, from the coding sequence TTGGAACTTGGCAAGGTGATCGGGAGCGTTTGGGCTACCAAAAAAGATGAAAAATTAAACGGAAATAAGCTGCTGGTAGTTCAGATTACAGATGCTTACGCGAAGCCAAGCAAAGGGGTGATAGTTGCTGCGGATATAGTCGGTGCTGGAGCAGGAGATCAAGTCCTTGTGGTTCGAGGAGGCTCGGCACGGTATGCTTTATCAGCATCTAGCTCCCCAATTGATGCAGCAATCGTTGGAATTGTTGATTCAGTGGTGGTAGAAGATGATGAATAA
- the eutD gene encoding ethanolamine utilization phosphate acetyltransferase EutD — protein sequence MLAQANINIEAIVDAVIKELQDQLFIMVEASGRHVHLSREDLNALFGHGYQLTPVKDLSQPGQFACEERVTITGPKNSIQNVVVLGPERSKSQVEVSLTDALVLGIKAPVRLSGDIKDTPGLKITNPKNGVSIEIKEGLIVAKRHVHMTPEDAKRFHVSNGSSVKVKVFGERPMILEDVDVRVDKNFSTAMHIDYDEANACGYTKDTKGMIIVDE from the coding sequence ATGTTAGCACAAGCAAACATTAATATAGAAGCAATCGTTGATGCAGTTATAAAAGAACTACAAGATCAGTTATTTATTATGGTAGAAGCATCTGGTAGACATGTTCACTTAAGTAGAGAAGATTTAAACGCATTATTTGGACATGGATATCAGCTTACTCCTGTCAAAGATTTATCACAACCTGGTCAATTTGCGTGTGAGGAAAGGGTAACCATCACAGGGCCTAAAAACTCTATCCAAAATGTAGTCGTGCTGGGACCGGAGAGGAGTAAATCTCAGGTTGAAGTATCGTTAACGGATGCTCTAGTACTTGGAATTAAGGCTCCTGTAAGACTTAGCGGTGATATTAAGGATACACCAGGTCTAAAAATAACAAATCCTAAAAATGGTGTTTCAATAGAAATAAAAGAAGGACTTATTGTTGCGAAACGTCATGTTCATATGACACCAGAAGATGCGAAACGTTTTCATGTATCAAACGGCTCCTCTGTGAAAGTGAAAGTATTTGGAGAGCGACCAATGATTCTAGAGGATGTTGATGTACGAGTTGATAAAAATTTTAGCACCGCAATGCACATTGATTATGACGAAGCGAATGCCTGTGGCTATACGAAAGATACTAAGGGTATGATTATCGTGGACGAGTAG
- a CDS encoding cobalamin adenosyltransferase has product MALITEQDIRKMVSDGLLKEKGEFHLGKDTILTPSARAYLLEKNITLLGREYHNLDNSNQDKTAEFEGKTEKKTNHSIETNAGFDTVFGVHLEEKPEHMTHLRGNLLVFKDHKRIVLRGAIDYLESEIIIAQTVSERLQKPMITKELEEVIRFIRKLLQCEITGEAVPDFMLAGLDEKDLREQSYHPSKYFGMKHFLPTYKHGEMTAYLNKLRTLTRKTEIVAFKAFKAEDGTITREDIIRAFNRLSSFFWIMMFKYLTGKYDGV; this is encoded by the coding sequence ATGGCGCTAATTACAGAACAAGATATTCGAAAGATGGTTAGTGATGGTCTTTTAAAGGAAAAGGGAGAATTTCATTTGGGGAAGGATACCATACTAACTCCTTCTGCTAGAGCCTATCTTTTAGAAAAGAACATTACTCTTTTAGGTCGTGAATATCATAATTTGGATAATTCAAATCAAGACAAAACGGCCGAATTTGAAGGAAAGACAGAGAAGAAAACGAATCATTCCATAGAAACGAACGCTGGATTTGACACAGTATTTGGTGTTCACTTGGAAGAAAAACCTGAGCATATGACACATCTTAGGGGAAATCTATTGGTATTTAAAGATCATAAACGAATCGTTCTTCGTGGTGCAATAGATTATTTAGAGTCAGAAATTATTATTGCGCAGACAGTGTCCGAACGTTTACAAAAGCCAATGATAACTAAGGAATTAGAGGAAGTGATTCGTTTCATCCGTAAACTATTACAATGTGAAATTACAGGTGAAGCGGTACCTGATTTTATGTTAGCTGGTTTAGATGAAAAAGATCTTCGAGAACAATCGTATCATCCAAGTAAATATTTTGGGATGAAACATTTTCTTCCTACCTATAAGCATGGTGAGATGACCGCGTATCTGAATAAACTAAGAACACTTACAAGAAAGACGGAAATTGTAGCATTTAAAGCTTTTAAAGCGGAGGATGGAACGATAACAAGAGAAGATATTATTAGAGCGTTTAATCGTTTATCCTCTTTCTTTTGGATAATGATGTTTAAATATTTGACTGGAAAATATGACGGAGTGTGA
- the eutM gene encoding ethanolamine utilization microcompartment protein EutM, producing the protein MSNTNALGMIETKGLVGAIEAADAMVKAANVSLIGKEQVGGGLVTVMVRGDVGAVKAATDAGAAAAERVGELISVHVIPRPHSEVDAILPHARIQA; encoded by the coding sequence ATGTCTAATACAAATGCACTTGGAATGATTGAAACGAAAGGTTTAGTTGGCGCGATAGAAGCGGCAGACGCTATGGTAAAAGCTGCCAATGTATCTTTGATCGGTAAGGAACAGGTAGGTGGAGGTTTGGTAACCGTTATGGTACGTGGTGATGTTGGTGCGGTGAAAGCTGCAACAGATGCAGGTGCAGCAGCAGCAGAACGTGTCGGTGAATTGATTTCCGTACATGTAATCCCAAGACCACATTCTGAGGTAGATGCGATTCTTCCTCATGCGCGTATACAAGCATAA
- a CDS encoding acetaldehyde dehydrogenase (acetylating) produces the protein MELQEKDLMSIQEVRLLLKTAKEAHKILSTFNQEQIDRIVKAITEACLKNAERLAKMANEETGFGIWQDKVIKNVFGSMGIYEAIKDMKTIGILREDKKNQTMEIGIPVGIVAGVIPSTNPTSTVMYKTLISIKAGNCIVFSPHPGAKKCILETVKVICEAAEAAGCPKGAISCISIPTLEATNELMKHPNTNLILATGGYAMVKSAYSSGTPAIGVGAGNGPAFIDKTANVKLAVKRIMDSKTFDNGTICASEQSVIVERCMEQAVKEELTAQGGFFLNEAESEKLARFILRANGTMNPQIVGRSVAHISKLAGLTTVPANARVLIAKETRVGDEAPYSREKLAPILAFFVEETVDDVINKVVEILSFEGMGHTFTMHSTNEELIKRFALRVPASRILVNSMGSLGGVGASTNLFPALTLGCGAVGGSSSSNNIGPMDLINIKRVAFGVKELEEIKRDATNSLGETKSSCCGAYGNVNTELVEEIVKRIMKQLI, from the coding sequence ATGGAGTTACAAGAGAAAGATTTAATGTCAATACAAGAAGTCCGTTTGCTTTTAAAAACAGCAAAGGAAGCCCATAAGATATTATCAACCTTCAATCAAGAACAAATCGATCGTATTGTAAAGGCAATTACAGAAGCATGTTTAAAGAATGCAGAGCGGCTTGCTAAGATGGCAAATGAAGAAACAGGATTTGGTATCTGGCAAGATAAAGTAATAAAAAATGTGTTTGGTTCTATGGGAATCTACGAAGCAATAAAGGATATGAAAACAATCGGTATTCTTCGCGAGGATAAGAAAAATCAAACGATGGAGATTGGTATACCGGTAGGTATTGTAGCAGGTGTTATACCTTCCACTAATCCAACTTCTACTGTTATGTATAAAACTTTAATTTCAATTAAAGCAGGTAACTGTATCGTATTCTCGCCACATCCTGGTGCAAAAAAATGTATCTTGGAAACAGTTAAGGTTATTTGTGAGGCTGCAGAAGCAGCAGGATGTCCAAAAGGAGCCATATCCTGTATTTCCATTCCAACCCTTGAGGCAACGAATGAGTTGATGAAACATCCAAATACAAATCTTATCTTAGCGACCGGTGGCTATGCAATGGTGAAATCTGCATACTCATCCGGTACACCTGCAATAGGTGTTGGTGCTGGTAATGGACCAGCATTCATCGACAAAACAGCAAATGTGAAATTAGCAGTAAAGCGTATTATGGATTCCAAAACATTTGACAATGGAACCATTTGTGCATCGGAGCAATCTGTAATTGTGGAACGATGTATGGAACAGGCGGTAAAAGAAGAACTAACTGCTCAAGGCGGATTTTTCTTAAATGAGGCAGAGTCAGAAAAATTAGCACGTTTTATCTTACGTGCCAATGGAACAATGAATCCACAAATCGTTGGAAGATCGGTAGCTCATATTAGTAAGCTTGCCGGTTTAACAACAGTACCAGCAAATGCAAGAGTTTTAATTGCAAAGGAAACAAGAGTCGGCGATGAAGCTCCATATTCCAGAGAGAAATTAGCTCCAATCTTAGCATTCTTTGTAGAAGAAACGGTTGATGATGTCATTAATAAAGTGGTAGAGATACTAAGTTTTGAAGGAATGGGACATACCTTTACCATGCACTCTACCAATGAAGAATTGATCAAACGATTTGCCTTACGTGTACCAGCTTCCAGAATCTTAGTTAATTCAATGGGTTCACTAGGTGGCGTTGGAGCCTCTACAAATCTATTCCCTGCATTAACTCTTGGCTGTGGAGCCGTAGGAGGAAGTTCTTCATCTAATAATATTGGTCCTATGGACTTAATTAATATAAAACGAGTAGCATTTGGAGTAAAAGAATTAGAAGAAATTAAAAGGGATGCTACGAATAGCCTAGGTGAAACCAAATCCTCTTGTTGTGGTGCATACGGTAATGTGAATACAGAATTGGTAGAGGAAATTGTAAAAAGAATTATGAAACAACTAATATAA
- a CDS encoding BMC domain-containing protein produces the protein MQALGMIEVIGLPPAIEAADSALKAANVSLLAIANADAGILTVEITGDVGAVLAAVDAGAAAAERVGTLRAKHVIPHVDESLTDKVLMKGTKLFQPKNKQVMSSGQGVDSGFTNSQADGASNASKAHDTSVFSIDSIQKEGSVQTDGMNSRVEDTQKKESTSKEESTVKQDNSLKEKSALLDNVLLEDNVLKENVLKEDSALKNNAFKNNYVKEDSALKEESTLKEESTLKDSVTEEDSVLKDKNIIKKDSTIKEGSTIKEDGIIKEDGTKKDSTIKVENRNDEINAVSQNTTNFGRDDIFGESTITSKKNDQQNYTVNDLKKKSNDSLRAILQSKGVELTELHKSAKKQELIQLIIAQQNRR, from the coding sequence ATGCAAGCATTAGGAATGATCGAGGTGATTGGATTGCCACCTGCAATTGAAGCAGCGGATTCTGCTCTTAAAGCAGCAAACGTTTCTTTACTTGCAATAGCAAATGCGGATGCGGGAATCCTAACTGTAGAAATCACCGGAGATGTTGGGGCAGTTTTAGCTGCTGTAGATGCAGGCGCCGCAGCAGCAGAACGTGTTGGTACGCTTCGTGCAAAACATGTGATACCGCATGTAGATGAAAGTCTTACGGATAAGGTATTAATGAAGGGAACCAAACTTTTTCAACCAAAGAACAAACAGGTAATGTCTAGCGGTCAAGGCGTTGATTCTGGGTTTACTAACTCTCAAGCAGATGGTGCCTCGAATGCCTCTAAGGCTCATGATACGAGTGTATTTTCAATAGATTCTATTCAAAAAGAAGGTAGTGTACAAACAGATGGAATGAATTCTAGAGTAGAAGATACTCAGAAAAAAGAGAGTACTTCAAAGGAAGAGAGTACTGTAAAGCAAGATAATTCTTTAAAGGAAAAAAGTGCTTTATTAGATAATGTTTTGTTAGAAGATAATGTGTTAAAAGAAAACGTTTTGAAAGAAGATAGTGCTTTAAAAAATAATGCTTTCAAAAATAATTATGTAAAAGAAGATAGTGCGTTAAAAGAAGAAAGTACTTTAAAAGAAGAAAGTACTTTAAAAGATAGTGTTACAGAAGAAGATAGTGTTTTAAAAGATAAAAACATTATTAAAAAGGATAGCACTATAAAAGAAGGTAGCACTATAAAAGAAGATGGCATTATAAAAGAAGATGGCACTAAAAAAGATAGCACTATAAAAGTAGAAAATAGAAACGATGAAATAAATGCTGTCTCACAGAACACTACTAACTTTGGAAGAGATGATATCTTTGGTGAAAGTACAATCACAAGTAAAAAGAATGACCAACAGAACTATACCGTTAATGATTTAAAGAAAAAGAGTAATGATTCACTTCGTGCAATCTTACAAAGTAAAGGCGTGGAATTAACAGAGCTTCATAAGAGTGCAAAGAAACAGGAATTAATTCAACTAATTATAGCGCAGCAAAATCGTAGATAA
- the eutL gene encoding ethanolamine utilization microcompartment protein EutL — protein sequence MKNDKLHPNILAVRIISNVSPDLAEKLSLGERHKSLGIITADSDDVTYTGLDEATKAADVEVVYARSFYGGAANANTKLAGEVIGIIAGPSPAEVRSGLNACITFMESDAYFISANEDDSIVYYAHTVSRTGSYLSKIAGITEGEALAYVIAPPLEAIYALDAAMKAADVRLCEFYGPPSETNFGGGLLTGSQSACYAACNAFAEAVRSVADRPKEYQ from the coding sequence ATGAAGAATGATAAATTACACCCTAATATTTTAGCGGTCCGGATTATCTCCAATGTGAGTCCGGATTTAGCAGAAAAACTTTCTCTTGGAGAGCGTCATAAGAGTCTTGGAATTATAACAGCGGATAGTGATGATGTAACTTATACAGGTTTGGATGAGGCAACAAAAGCAGCAGATGTTGAAGTTGTTTATGCTAGATCTTTCTATGGTGGTGCTGCAAATGCGAACACAAAGCTTGCAGGTGAAGTAATCGGTATTATAGCTGGTCCAAGTCCAGCGGAGGTTCGAAGCGGACTAAATGCTTGTATTACATTTATGGAAAGTGATGCTTATTTTATTAGTGCAAATGAGGACGATTCTATCGTTTACTATGCTCATACTGTATCAAGAACGGGTTCTTATCTTTCAAAGATTGCTGGAATTACAGAAGGAGAAGCACTTGCCTATGTCATTGCTCCTCCACTTGAAGCAATTTATGCTCTTGATGCCGCCATGAAGGCAGCAGATGTAAGGTTATGTGAGTTTTACGGACCACCAAGTGAAACTAACTTTGGTGGTGGACTATTAACAGGTTCTCAATCTGCTTGCTATGCGGCCTGCAATGCATTTGCAGAGGCAGTAAGAAGCGTAGCAGATCGACCAAAAGAATATCAATAA
- the eutC gene encoding ethanolamine ammonia-lyase subunit EutC: protein MDEQSLRKMVEQMVEQMVGGGTNVKSTTSTSSVGQGSATAISSECLPDITKIDIKSWFLLDHAKNKEEYLHMKSKTPARLGVGRAGARYKTMTMLRVRADHAAAQDAVFSDVSEEFIKKNKFVFVKTLCKDKDEYLTRPDLGRRFGKEELEVIKKTCGQSPKVLIIVGDGLSSSAIEANVEDMIPAIKQGLSMFQINVPPILFIKYARVGAMDDIGQATDADVICMLVGERPGLVTAESMSAYICYKAKHGVPESKRTVISNIHRGGTTPVEAGAHAAELIKKMLDKKASGIELKG from the coding sequence ATGGATGAACAAAGTTTAAGAAAAATGGTGGAGCAAATGGTGGAGCAGATGGTTGGTGGTGGTACGAATGTGAAAAGTACAACTTCCACAAGTTCGGTGGGCCAAGGATCAGCAACTGCAATTTCATCGGAATGCTTACCTGATATAACGAAAATAGATATAAAGTCTTGGTTTCTATTGGACCATGCAAAAAATAAAGAAGAATATCTTCACATGAAGAGTAAGACTCCGGCAAGACTTGGTGTTGGCAGAGCTGGAGCAAGATATAAAACTATGACAATGCTTCGTGTGAGAGCAGACCATGCAGCAGCGCAAGATGCAGTTTTCTCTGATGTTTCAGAAGAATTTATAAAGAAAAATAAATTCGTATTTGTAAAAACGCTTTGTAAAGATAAAGACGAGTATTTAACAAGACCTGATCTTGGACGTAGATTTGGTAAAGAAGAGCTTGAGGTAATCAAGAAAACATGTGGACAAAGTCCAAAGGTTCTTATTATTGTTGGCGACGGTTTATCCTCCTCTGCGATTGAAGCTAACGTTGAAGATATGATTCCAGCAATAAAGCAAGGTCTAAGCATGTTTCAGATTAATGTACCTCCAATTCTTTTTATCAAATACGCAAGAGTTGGAGCAATGGATGATATTGGTCAAGCAACGGATGCAGATGTTATTTGTATGTTAGTTGGAGAACGTCCTGGATTAGTAACAGCAGAATCGATGTCTGCTTATATTTGCTACAAAGCAAAACATGGTGTTCCAGAATCAAAAAGAACCGTAATTTCTAATATACACCGTGGTGGTACAACACCAGTCGAGGCGGGTGCCCATGCTGCAGAGCTAATTAAGAAGATGTTAGATAAAAAAGCATCTGGTATTGAATTAAAGGGTTGA
- a CDS encoding ethanolamine ammonia-lyase subunit EutB — protein MILKAQLFGHTYEFKSLMDVMAKANEEKSGDTLAGIAAESAEQRVAAKVVLSNITLEQLRNNPAVPYEIDEVTRIIQDDVNEKIYNEIKHWTVAEFREWILDENTTGADIRRVSRGITSEMVAAVAKLMSNMDLVYGARKIRVTAHCNTTIGEPGTLSCRLQPNHPTDDPDGIMASLLEGLTYGAGDALLGLNPVDDSTESVMRVLKRFDEIKHKFNIPTQTCVLAHVTTQMDAIRKGAPSDLIFQSIAGSEKGNEAFGFTAAILEEARQLALTEGTAEGPNVMYFETGQGSELSSEAHHGVDQVTMEARCYGFAKRFNPFVVNTVVGFIGPEYLYDGRQVNRAGLEDHFMGKLTGISMGCDACYTNHMKADQNTIEDLSVLLTTAGCNYFMGIPHGDDVMLNYQTTGYHETAALREMFGLTAIKPFHEWMIHMGFIDEKGKLTKLAGDASVLF, from the coding sequence ATGATTTTAAAAGCACAATTGTTTGGACATACCTATGAGTTTAAATCACTTATGGATGTCATGGCAAAGGCAAATGAGGAAAAATCGGGAGATACCCTTGCTGGAATTGCTGCAGAGTCTGCAGAGCAGCGTGTGGCAGCGAAGGTTGTACTTTCGAACATAACTTTAGAGCAGCTTCGCAATAATCCTGCAGTTCCTTATGAAATTGATGAGGTAACCAGAATCATTCAGGATGATGTGAATGAAAAAATCTACAATGAAATCAAGCACTGGACAGTAGCAGAATTCCGTGAATGGATCTTAGATGAAAATACAACTGGTGCAGACATTCGAAGAGTTAGTAGAGGTATTACTTCTGAGATGGTAGCTGCGGTTGCAAAGTTAATGTCAAATATGGACTTAGTTTATGGTGCAAGAAAAATACGTGTAACAGCGCATTGCAATACTACGATTGGAGAACCTGGTACGTTAAGCTGTCGTCTTCAACCAAACCATCCAACCGACGATCCTGATGGAATTATGGCATCGCTATTAGAAGGTTTAACCTATGGTGCAGGAGATGCACTTCTAGGATTAAATCCAGTAGATGACTCCACTGAAAGTGTAATGCGAGTTTTAAAACGATTTGATGAAATTAAACACAAATTTAATATTCCAACCCAGACTTGTGTTCTTGCCCATGTTACTACACAGATGGATGCTATCAGAAAAGGTGCACCATCAGATTTAATCTTCCAATCTATCGCAGGATCTGAAAAAGGAAATGAAGCATTCGGCTTTACTGCTGCTATATTAGAAGAAGCAAGACAGTTAGCTTTAACAGAAGGTACCGCAGAAGGTCCAAACGTTATGTATTTTGAAACTGGCCAGGGATCTGAATTATCCTCTGAAGCGCATCATGGTGTTGATCAGGTGACCATGGAAGCACGTTGCTATGGATTTGCAAAGCGCTTCAATCCATTTGTTGTAAACACTGTAGTAGGTTTTATTGGTCCAGAATATCTTTACGATGGACGCCAGGTAAACCGTGCTGGTCTTGAAGATCACTTCATGGGTAAATTAACCGGTATTTCAATGGGCTGTGATGCTTGCTATACAAACCATATGAAAGCAGATCAGAACACAATTGAAGATCTTTCCGTATTGTTAACAACTGCTGGTTGTAATTACTTTATGGGTATACCTCATGGTGATGACGTCATGCTTAACTATCAGACTACTGGTTATCATGAAACTGCTGCACTTCGTGAAATGTTTGGCTTAACAGCCATCAAACCATTCCATGAATGGATGATTCATATGGGCTTTATTGACGAAAAGGGCAAGCTGACAAAATTAGCCGGTGATGCTTCCGTCTTATTCTAA